In the Manis javanica isolate MJ-LG chromosome 12, MJ_LKY, whole genome shotgun sequence genome, one interval contains:
- the CASP8 gene encoding caspase-8 isoform X4, with the protein MNFSKCLYNIGEQLGSDELASLKFLSLDHIPQRKQEPIKDALMLFQRLQEKRMLEENNLSFLKELLFRINRLDLLITYLDTSKEKMEQELQIPGRAQISAYRVMLFQISEDVSKLELRSFKFLLSQKISKCKLDDDMNMLDIFTEMEKRVILGERNLDTLRKICDQVNKSLLKKINDYEELSRERRTSLEKSPDELSNDLSQFFMKEKLFEELPMLDSPGVPDSESQVSIEVYPMKSKPRGYCLIFNNYDFSIARKDVPKLQSIKDRNGTHLDAEALSKTFSDLHFEIVCYKDSTAKEICEILKSYQKMDHNNRDCFICCILSHGDKGIIYGSDGQEAPIYELTSYFTGLQCPSLAGKPKIFFIQACQGDNFQRGIAVETDSKQKEDCLEMDSSFRKKYIPDEADFLLGMATVNNYVSYRNPMEGTWYIQSLCQSLRERCPRGEDILAILTKVNFEVSNKDDRKNMGKQMPQPTFTLRKKLFFPLH; encoded by the exons ATGAATTTCAGCAAATGTCTCTATAATATTGGGGAACAGCTGGGCAGTGATGAACTGGCCTCCCTCAAATTCCTGAGCCTGGACCACATCCCACAACGGAAGCAGGAACCCATCAAGGATGCCCTGATGTTATTTCAGAGACTCCAGGAAAAAAGAATGTTAGAGGAAAACAACCTGTCCTTCCTGAAGGAGCTGCTTTTCCGAATAAATAGACTGGATTTGCTGATCACCTACCTGGACACCAGCAAGGAGAAGATGGAGCAGGAGCTTCAGATACCAGGCAGGGCCCAGATATCCGCCTACAG GGTCATGCTTTTTCAGATTTCAGAAGATGTAAGCAAACTGGAATTGAGGTCCTTTAAGTTCCTTTTGAGCCAGAAGATTTCCAAATGTAAACTGGATGATGACATG AACATGCTTGACATTTTCACAGAGATGGAGAAGAGGGTTATTCTAGGGGAAAGAAATTTGGATACCCTAAGAAAAATCTGTGACCAAGTCAACAAGAGTCTGCTGAAGAAAATCAATGACTATGAAGAATTGAGCAGAG AAAGAAGAACGAGCCTTGAAAAAAGTCCAGATGAACTTTCCAATG ATCTGTCTCAATTTTTcatgaaggaaaaattatttgaagagcTGCCAATGTTAGACTCTCCAGGAGTACCCGACAGTGAGTCCCAG GTATCAATCGAAGTTTACCCGATGAAAAGCAAACCACGAGGTTATTGTTTAATCTTCAACAATTATGATTTTAGTATAGCACGAAAGGATGTACCCAAACTTCAGAGCATTAAGGACAGGAATGGAACACACTTGGATGCAG AGGCTTTGAGTAAGACCTTTAGTGATCTCCATTTTGAGATAGTGTGTTACAAAGactccacagcaaaggaaatctgTGAGATTCTGAAATCCTACCAAAAGATGGACCACAATAACAGGGACTGCTTCATCTGCTGCATCCTCTCCCATGGAGACAAAGGAATCATCTATGGCTCTGATGGGCAGGAAGCCCCCATCTATGAGCTGACCTCTTACTTCACTGGTTTGCAGTGCCCATCCCTTGCAGGCaaacccaaaatattttttattcaggCCTGTCAAGGGGATAACTTCCAGAGAGGTATAGCTGTTGAGACTGACTCAAAACAGAAGGAAGACTGTTTAGAAATGGACTCATCATTTCGGAAGAAATACATTCCAGATGAGGCTGACTTTCTGTTGGGGATGGCCACTGTGAACAACTATGTTTCCTACCGAAACCCCATGGAGGGGACCTGGTATATCCAGTCACTTTGCCAGAGCCTGAGAGAAAGATGTCCTAG GGGTGAAGACATTCTCGCCATCCTGACCAAAGTGAACTTCGAAGTAAGCAACAAGGATGACAGGAAAAACATGGGGAAACAAATGCCACAACCCACTTTCACACTGAGAAAAAAGCTCTTCTTCCCTCTTCATTGA
- the CASP8 gene encoding caspase-8 isoform X6 — protein sequence MLFQRLQEKRMLEENNLSFLKELLFRINRLDLLITYLDTSKEKMEQELQIPGRAQISAYRVMLFQISEDVSKLELRSFKFLLSQKISKCKLDDDMNMLDIFTEMEKRVILGERNLDTLRKICDQVNKSLLKKINDYEELSRERRTSLEKSPDELSNDLSQFFMKEKLFEELPMLDSPGVPDSESQVSIEVYPMKSKPRGYCLIFNNYDFSIARKDVPKLQSIKDRNGTHLDAEALSKTFSDLHFEIVCYKDSTAKEICEILKSYQKMDHNNRDCFICCILSHGDKGIIYGSDGQEAPIYELTSYFTGLQCPSLAGKPKIFFIQACQGDNFQRGIAVETDSKQKEDCLEMDSSFRKKYIPDEADFLLGMATVNNYVSYRNPMEGTWYIQSLCQSLRERCPRGEDILAILTKVNFEVSNKDDRKNMGKQMPQPTFTLRKKLFFPLH from the exons ATGTTATTTCAGAGACTCCAGGAAAAAAGAATGTTAGAGGAAAACAACCTGTCCTTCCTGAAGGAGCTGCTTTTCCGAATAAATAGACTGGATTTGCTGATCACCTACCTGGACACCAGCAAGGAGAAGATGGAGCAGGAGCTTCAGATACCAGGCAGGGCCCAGATATCCGCCTACAG GGTCATGCTTTTTCAGATTTCAGAAGATGTAAGCAAACTGGAATTGAGGTCCTTTAAGTTCCTTTTGAGCCAGAAGATTTCCAAATGTAAACTGGATGATGACATG AACATGCTTGACATTTTCACAGAGATGGAGAAGAGGGTTATTCTAGGGGAAAGAAATTTGGATACCCTAAGAAAAATCTGTGACCAAGTCAACAAGAGTCTGCTGAAGAAAATCAATGACTATGAAGAATTGAGCAGAG AAAGAAGAACGAGCCTTGAAAAAAGTCCAGATGAACTTTCCAATG ATCTGTCTCAATTTTTcatgaaggaaaaattatttgaagagcTGCCAATGTTAGACTCTCCAGGAGTACCCGACAGTGAGTCCCAG GTATCAATCGAAGTTTACCCGATGAAAAGCAAACCACGAGGTTATTGTTTAATCTTCAACAATTATGATTTTAGTATAGCACGAAAGGATGTACCCAAACTTCAGAGCATTAAGGACAGGAATGGAACACACTTGGATGCAG AGGCTTTGAGTAAGACCTTTAGTGATCTCCATTTTGAGATAGTGTGTTACAAAGactccacagcaaaggaaatctgTGAGATTCTGAAATCCTACCAAAAGATGGACCACAATAACAGGGACTGCTTCATCTGCTGCATCCTCTCCCATGGAGACAAAGGAATCATCTATGGCTCTGATGGGCAGGAAGCCCCCATCTATGAGCTGACCTCTTACTTCACTGGTTTGCAGTGCCCATCCCTTGCAGGCaaacccaaaatattttttattcaggCCTGTCAAGGGGATAACTTCCAGAGAGGTATAGCTGTTGAGACTGACTCAAAACAGAAGGAAGACTGTTTAGAAATGGACTCATCATTTCGGAAGAAATACATTCCAGATGAGGCTGACTTTCTGTTGGGGATGGCCACTGTGAACAACTATGTTTCCTACCGAAACCCCATGGAGGGGACCTGGTATATCCAGTCACTTTGCCAGAGCCTGAGAGAAAGATGTCCTAG GGGTGAAGACATTCTCGCCATCCTGACCAAAGTGAACTTCGAAGTAAGCAACAAGGATGACAGGAAAAACATGGGGAAACAAATGCCACAACCCACTTTCACACTGAGAAAAAAGCTCTTCTTCCCTCTTCATTGA